The Hippoglossus hippoglossus isolate fHipHip1 chromosome 21, fHipHip1.pri, whole genome shotgun sequence genome contains a region encoding:
- the LOC117754576 gene encoding collagen alpha-2(IX) chain-like isoform X2, with product MLTQLVLGWSALLSGLQPAASFATTKFPSGRWSARRCEVFLPPPPPMIPPIKWKAEIMYDITEHITGPRGEKGCRGPRGPKGEPGVKGPEGEAGTQGVMGQAGQKGEKGLRGWRGLYGDIGTPGMIKGSKGNKGFRGDKGRKGTQGPRGETSESGVAGRPGEKGNVGVRGDPGQRGGQGYRGRAGGRGTVALKGSRGPPGKLGPPGAAGRSGLRGDAGRPGQVYVLSGLQGDTGDRGPSAKCDCSQVQTPERVQTVFLADGEKQMRRLRGENVMVLRTDLRALYIYSDSQWINILKEPRH from the exons ATGCTGACTCAGCTGGTTCTGGGATGGAGTGCCTTGCTCAGTGGCCTCCAGCCGGCTGCTTCCTTTGCCACAACCA AGTTTCCATCCGGCAGGTGGTCGGCTCGGAGATGTGAagtcttcctccctcctcctccgcccatGATTCCTCCAATCAAATGGAAAGCAGAGATAATG TATGATATAACCGAACATATCACAGGACCTAGAGGTGAAAAG GGCTGCAGAGGACCCAGAGGACCGAAG GGTGAACCTGGTGTGAAGGGTCCTGAGGGAGAAGCAGGAACACAAGGAGTCATGGGACAAGCAGGACAGAAG GGGGAGAAGGGACTTCGAGGCTGGAGAGGTCTGTACGGCGACATAGGAACTCCCGGGATgataaag ggcAGTAAAGGCAATAAGGGATTCAGG GGTGATAAAGGTAGGAAAGGAACCCAAGGACCCAGGGGAGAGACG agcgAGAGCGGCGTCGCTGGACGTCCAGGAGAGAAG GGTAACGTGGGTGTGAGGGGAGACCCGGGTcagaggggggggcagggatACCGAGGACGAGCTGGAGGCAGAGGAACAGTG GCGCTGAAAGGTTCTCGTGGTCCTCCTGGAAAACTGGGTCCTCCTGGTGCTGCAGGACGATCCGGTCTGAGGGGAGACGCTGGACGACCTGGACAAG TGTACGTCCTGTCCGGCCTGCAGGGAGACACAGGGGACAGAGGTCCGTCCGCCAAATGTGACTGTTCACAGGTTCAAACCCCAGAGCGAGTGCAGACG GTGTTTCTCGCAgacggagagaaacagatgCGGAGGCTGCGAGGAGAGAACGTGATGGTGCTGAGGACCGACCTACGAGCTCTGTACATCTACTCTGACTCCCAGTGGATCAACATACTG AAAGAACCCAGACACTGA
- the LOC117754576 gene encoding collagen alpha-2(IX) chain-like isoform X1, whose translation MLTQLVLGWSALLSGLQPAASFATTSRTQSFTRVPSVEFPSGRWSARRCEVFLPPPPPMIPPIKWKAEIMYDITEHITGPRGEKGCRGPRGPKGEPGVKGPEGEAGTQGVMGQAGQKGEKGLRGWRGLYGDIGTPGMIKGSKGNKGFRGDKGRKGTQGPRGETSESGVAGRPGEKGNVGVRGDPGQRGGQGYRGRAGGRGTVALKGSRGPPGKLGPPGAAGRSGLRGDAGRPGQVYVLSGLQGDTGDRGPSAKCDCSQVQTPERVQTVFLADGEKQMRRLRGENVMVLRTDLRALYIYSDSQWINILKEPRH comes from the exons ATGCTGACTCAGCTGGTTCTGGGATGGAGTGCCTTGCTCAGTGGCCTCCAGCCGGCTGCTTCCTTTGCCACAACCA gTCGAACACAAAGTTTCACACGTGTTCCGTCTGTAGAGTTTCCATCCGGCAGGTGGTCGGCTCGGAGATGTGAagtcttcctccctcctcctccgcccatGATTCCTCCAATCAAATGGAAAGCAGAGATAATG TATGATATAACCGAACATATCACAGGACCTAGAGGTGAAAAG GGCTGCAGAGGACCCAGAGGACCGAAG GGTGAACCTGGTGTGAAGGGTCCTGAGGGAGAAGCAGGAACACAAGGAGTCATGGGACAAGCAGGACAGAAG GGGGAGAAGGGACTTCGAGGCTGGAGAGGTCTGTACGGCGACATAGGAACTCCCGGGATgataaag ggcAGTAAAGGCAATAAGGGATTCAGG GGTGATAAAGGTAGGAAAGGAACCCAAGGACCCAGGGGAGAGACG agcgAGAGCGGCGTCGCTGGACGTCCAGGAGAGAAG GGTAACGTGGGTGTGAGGGGAGACCCGGGTcagaggggggggcagggatACCGAGGACGAGCTGGAGGCAGAGGAACAGTG GCGCTGAAAGGTTCTCGTGGTCCTCCTGGAAAACTGGGTCCTCCTGGTGCTGCAGGACGATCCGGTCTGAGGGGAGACGCTGGACGACCTGGACAAG TGTACGTCCTGTCCGGCCTGCAGGGAGACACAGGGGACAGAGGTCCGTCCGCCAAATGTGACTGTTCACAGGTTCAAACCCCAGAGCGAGTGCAGACG GTGTTTCTCGCAgacggagagaaacagatgCGGAGGCTGCGAGGAGAGAACGTGATGGTGCTGAGGACCGACCTACGAGCTCTGTACATCTACTCTGACTCCCAGTGGATCAACATACTG AAAGAACCCAGACACTGA